Part of the Sphingomonadaceae bacterium OTU29LAMAA1 genome, TCGCGATACTTGTACTTCTGCGCGCCGGCCTGCGACACCGGAACGACCATCGTCGCCGGCAGGACCATCGCCGCGCAACCCATTGCGAGCATCAATTTACGCATCGTTTCACTCCCGTCTGGAAAATCTGTGCTGTGCTAACGTCGTTCAACATAGCGTGGTTGCATGAACGTCAAACAACGTTCCGTTCAGGAAACGATTTCGCTTGAAACGGCTGGTTCGGGCGGTGTTTCGGCAGCGGTGGTGCGACGTTTACGATAATGGTTGGCGACGAGTGTCGCGCCCAGGATGAACCCTCCGGGCGCGAGCAGGACGACGGCGGCGAGGCCGACCTGAGCTTTGGTGATACGCATGGTGACAGCTGTAGCGCGATCGGGTGAACGAAGGCTGTTCAGAACGGCAGTCTGAACTTGAGCATCGCGCGTGGGCTGCTTTGACCGTTCGGCAGTACGCCCTGTTCCGCTTCCACGCCTACGCCTATCTTGCCGATCGCCGTGCGTGCGCGGATCGGTCGCTGGGCATAGGACGCGTCATCGAGCGGGCGCAGGCGATCCGCCTCCTTGTCGCGGGCGCAGACGACGATGTCGCCGCTGTCGTCGGGAATGCCGCAGGGCGTCTCGACAATGGGCCTCGGCTTCACCGGGCGCAAATCGTTCGGAATCGGTGGGCCTGCCACCGCCTGCACCGCCATCATCATCGCCAGCCGCATACGCGTCCTCCGCTCCGTAGCGAAGGTGACGCGCGATTGCGGCGCGAACGCGGCGGGTCAGCGATAGTTGAAGCTGATGCTGATCCGTTCGCCCTTGGCGGCGTTGGGGACGACCTCGTGCCGCAGCCAGCTTTCCCACAGGAAGACGCTGCCGGGCTTCGGTTCTGCGTAGACGAAGGTCGCGTGGCTCTCGTCCGCATCCGCGCGGCGGGTGGGTGCGGCCATCATCATCGGCAGCCGCGGGTCCTCCAGCTTCAGCGCACCGGCACCGGGCGGGGTGGCGACGTAGATCGTGCCACTGACCGCGCTATGCGGATGGATGTGCCCCGAATGCGTGCCGCCGGGCTTGAGGACGTTGACCCACAGGCTGTCGAGCTTGAGCTTGCGGCCGTTCAGGTCGAACGCACACGCCTCGGCGAAGCGCGCGACATGCTTGTTGAGCAGCTTGACCAGGTCACCGAAGCGCGGGTCGCGCGACGGCAGGTCGTTGAGCGAGGCGTAGGACGTATAGCCGCGATAGCCATGCGCCTTCGACCATGCGACGCCGGCGCGATCCTGGCGCGCGAGGTCGAGGCAGGCGTCCTCCAGCTCTTCCAGCAGGGCGGCGTCGCCGAGGTCGTCCTCGTAGAAGCGGGTGGCGAACAGCGTGCGGATCGTCATGCGGCCAACCTCATAGCGACATCGTTCATGAATCGCACGTCGTCGCCCGCCGCAAGCCACGGCGCCTCCGCCCCGATCGCGCCGAGCATGTCGGCGAGCGGATCGAGTTCTGCCTTGGCGTAATTACCCAGCACGTAGCCGGTGACGCGGTCCTTGTGTCCGGGATGGCCGATGCCCAGTCGCACCCGGCGGAACTCCGGCCCCAGATGCTGGTCGGTCGAGCGCAGGCCATTGTGCCCAGCCGTCCCGCCGCCGCGTTTCACCTTCACCTTGAACGGCGCGAGATCGAGTTCGTCGTGGAACACCGTCAACGCGTCCGGCCCCAGCTTGTAAAAGCGCAGCGCCTCACCGATCGCGCGGCCGCTTTCGTTCATGAACGTCGCGGGCTTGAGCAGCAGCACCTTCTCGGTGCCGATCCGCCCCTCCTGCGTCCAGCCCTGGAACTGCTTCTTCACCGGACCGAAGCCGTGCATGTCGGCGATCAGGTCGATCGCCATGAACCCGACGTTATGCCGGTGCAGCGCATATTGCGCCCCCGGATTGCCGAGCCCGGCCCAGATCTGCATGGCGTTGGTCCTTCTACGGCGCGTAAGCCAACCATAACACACGTTTGTCATCCCCGCGGAGGCGGGGATCCATAGTCACTGCGACCGCTGAGTCTCATTAAGATCAGCCGGTATGGATCCCCGCCTGCGCGGGGATGACGAACCTTGGGGCACTCTGAAAACGAAAAAGGGCAGGAGAGCGTCGCCGCTGCCCTGCCCCCTTGTCCGACGCCGCCGTAGCGGCACCACCCATCAGTTCTTCTGGGTGGTGATCTTGTCGTCGTCGTTGTCGTCGTCGTTCGGCTCGACGACCGGCTCATCCTCGGCGGCGGCTTCAGCTGCCTGCGCCTCGGCGACTTCCGCCTCGAGAGCCTCGTCCTCGACGGTCGGGACGGTCGGCGGCACGATCGTGGCGATCGCGAAG contains:
- a CDS encoding 5'-nucleotidase, whose translation is MRLAMMMAVQAVAGPPIPNDLRPVKPRPIVETPCGIPDDSGDIVVCARDKEADRLRPLDDASYAQRPIRARTAIGKIGVGVEAEQGVLPNGQSSPRAMLKFRLPF
- a CDS encoding TIGR02466 family protein, which translates into the protein MTIRTLFATRFYEDDLGDAALLEELEDACLDLARQDRAGVAWSKAHGYRGYTSYASLNDLPSRDPRFGDLVKLLNKHVARFAEACAFDLNGRKLKLDSLWVNVLKPGGTHSGHIHPHSAVSGTIYVATPPGAGALKLEDPRLPMMMAAPTRRADADESHATFVYAEPKPGSVFLWESWLRHEVVPNAAKGERISISFNYR
- the pth gene encoding aminoacyl-tRNA hydrolase, which codes for MQIWAGLGNPGAQYALHRHNVGFMAIDLIADMHGFGPVKKQFQGWTQEGRIGTEKVLLLKPATFMNESGRAIGEALRFYKLGPDALTVFHDELDLAPFKVKVKRGGGTAGHNGLRSTDQHLGPEFRRVRLGIGHPGHKDRVTGYVLGNYAKAELDPLADMLGAIGAEAPWLAAGDDVRFMNDVAMRLAA